A window of Macaca mulatta isolate MMU2019108-1 chromosome 7, T2T-MMU8v2.0, whole genome shotgun sequence genomic DNA:
AAAGGTGAATTCAAGAGAATTGTATGCTCCCTTTCCCTTCTCCACTTTAGAATTACAAGTTTGAATTCCCTCTCTTGGATTCCACAGGACACTGTCCATTATCTCTCATAGTTCCTTTCACCCCCAAataaaagtatttgtttaaaGCTAGGCAccatggtatgtgcctgtagtcccaggaggctgagatgggaagatcagtTAAGCCAAGGAGTTGGAGTCCACCATGTGCaatactgagaccctgtctcttataaaaaaaaaaaaaaaaagagtatctgtTTACATTTTCCCGCTGAGACTGAGCTCCCTAAGGGCAGAAGTTTATTTTACAGTCAAACATcatataatgatgttttggtcaactaTGGACCACATGCAGAACAATCGTTCCATAAGATCATaagggagctgaaaaattcctatcacctagtgacgtTGTAGTTGCCAGAATGTTGTAGCACGGttacttcattttaaataaatttagtgtagtctaagcatacagtgtttataaagtttaCAGTAGTTtacagtaatgtcctagaccTTCACATTCACTTACCATGCACTCACTAACTCACCcacagcaacttccagtcctgcaatcTCCATTCATGGAAAGTGCCCTATATAGGtatatcattttttaatctttcgtattgtatttttactgtaccttttgcATGTctagatatacaaataccattgtgctacaattgcctacagtatttagcACAGTAATATGCTGCACAGGTTTGttgcctaggagcaataggctataccatagcCACACCTAatctaggtgtgtagtaggctataccatattGGTTTGTGTAAGTAAACTCCATGAGGTTTgcacaacaacaaaattgcctaatgatacATTTCTTGGAATGTGTCCTGGTCCTTAAGCGAGGCATAACAGTATTTACTTTTGCACCTAACCAACActtggtctcttttttttttttttttttttttgagacagagttgccctctgccacccaggctgtagtgcaatggcacgatcttggttcactgcaaccttcacctcccaggttcaagcaactcaagtgattcaggcaattctcctacctcagcctccggagtagctgggattacaggccactacCGCCCGGCtacattttgtacttttagtagagatgggttttcgccatgttggccaggctggtcttgaactcccgacctcaggtgatctgcccacctcggcctcctaaagtgttaggattacaggcgtgagccactgtgcccagcctaaaaattattttgactggGAATTGAGAACTCTTGGTCTCTGAAACAGCGTAAATCCTCAAAAGTCaactgaatgaatgagcaaagaagCAGTTTCTTGCTTCTTATAATAGCAATGACTTTATTCATCCAATTTGAACTAGATCCTCTGTTTCATGTAAAATAAGTGTTTTGCAagctgtatttatttatatattcattcctGCAGGTTAGACTTAATTCAACTTCCAAAAAGATTGTCCAGCAAAAAGTTACTGAGAGTGGGAAATGGTGGGGCTGAGCATAGAGATAGGGTCAATTGtaagaaggaagaaattaaaggctctaagaagagaaagaataaattagggatgaagggagaaaagaaatagaaataaaagctaTTAAATAAGAGGAGGTCagtgaaaggagaaaaagcaggagagggaaaataatgaaaaggaggCGGAAGGAAAATAAAGTAGAGCTGTGAAAAAGCGGGATAGGGATTCAAGCTTAGTGCTGGCCTGCCCAAggaagtgtccatcaatagaagCTTCACTGACAGCTGTTACCATAATGGGAACTGGCACCTAAAGAGAGGGCAAGTCTGGTTTAATTAGTTAAATGGCATTATCTGTGTCTAGTGGGGGTGGGAGAGGTTAAGGGGATGGAAGGATTGGTGACCCACCTCCTTCCACAGGCTGAGAGGAAAAGCAGATCTACAAAGCTTTGCCAGAAATGAAAGATTCCCATGCGTTCCTATTCATCAGTTACATTTTAAAGGGGGCTTGTACTGCTCTGGTGGGGGCAACTAGAATTAAACATTGGTTCTTTATCTTAAATTAAGAGTAGGTTTAtaccgggcatagtggctcatgactgtaatcccagcactttgagaagctgaggcaggcagatcacttgagcccaggagttggagaccagcctggccaacatggtgaaaccttgtgtctacagaaaatatgaaaaattagttgggtgtggtggggcgcacctatagtcccagctccctgggaggctgagatgggagaatcacctgagcctgggaagttgaggctgcagtgagctgtaattgcgccactgtaccccagccttggtgacagagttaAGACTCTGTCCCCCCGCCCCTAAAAAGGAATAGGTTTACTCACCTCTTTCCCTTCTTACAGGCAGCCTCACATCCAGAATCTTAAATGATGTAGCAGAAAGCAAGTGCCATCTCTGATGAGTGAAAGTAGTGCCATGACTGGGATTCTGCCTACCtgagttctgtttttgttttgttttgttttttgagtcagtgtctcactcttgtcacccaggctggagtccagtgctatcatagctcattgcagccttcatCTACCACCTCAGcgtcttgagtagctgagactacagtggagtagctggggctacacgtgcttgccaccatgctcagctaattattattattacatattttttgagacagagtttgtctcttgttgcccaggctggagtgcagtggcatgatctcagctctcagcaacctctgcctcctgggttcaagcaattctcctgcctcagtctcctgaatggctgggattataggcacgtaccaccatgcccagctaattttttgtatctttagtggagacggagtttcatcatgttggccaggctggtctcgaactcctgacctcaggtgatccaccctcctcagcctcccaaagtgcagggattacaggcatgagccaccgtgccccgccagctaattattttttgcagagacagggtctcattgtttTCCAGGcgtgtcttgaactcctgggctccagcgatcccaCCCgtgttggccttccaaagtgctgagattacaggcatgagccaccgtgcctggccctaccTGGGTTCTTAATCCAGCTTTGCCACTGaatgactttgggcaaatcatttTATCAGTTCCATCCCTTTAGCACTAACAGGCAATGATATTAGAATCTTACAAATCAATCTCCTCAgactcaggtaatcctcccatctcagattCCTGATtggctgggaccataggtgtctaccatcacacccagctaatttttgtatttttggaagaggcagtgttttgccatgttgctcaggctggtctcaaactcctgggctcaagctatgtgcctgcctcgacctcccaaactgttgagattataggcgtgagccactgtgacaggcaaaaaaaaaaaaaaaaaaaaaaaaaattatacgtTTTATTTAACCCCATCCCTATGTGCTTCCTCTGCATTCTTAATGCTAAGAATCCTCCTTTGTCTTGTTGGTAGAAATTATTAGGgttgaattacatttttttttctttctgattatgaCATCAGATCTCAAGGATCATAAAGTTTAATTCACCTTGGTTCTACAGATTGACTGATATCAGAAGGCTGATCTGTGGTttgaaaaagactgaaaagaaagtTTCCAACCTCCAAACAAAACCCACACAAAAGCCTGGTGGTGGAAGGTTCTAGGTAGAGAAAAATCTAGACAATGACTGGACATAATGGGCAAATGCCTACCTTTTGGAAATACAAACTCCACAGGGAACAATTTCCACAGGGAAGTTACATTAACTGAAGGCTGTCTTAGGACAAGGCTgaataaagtaaatatttcaaCACCATATGTTCAGCTTTGGCAGGAGATGTAGGTGGGAAGGGAATCTCAATGTTGGAGAATGCCCATATCACACCCCAGCTGGCTATGTAATCATGAAATAAGGAGAAACACATAAATATTTGGTTAAAACACCTTTAATGATAGAGGGAAAGACACTAATATCTCCCCTGTCTGTTGTTGACATTTTACTAGGTGAGGAAGCTCTGGAGCCTACAGCTTGAGGAGAAGCCATCGTTCAAGTCAGTCAATAGCAAAATCCTCACTCTCTCCTCCTCAGAACTCCTGTTCCAAATGATCCTATGTTAAGAGTAAATACTACATCTCATTACAAgacagagaggcagggaggatgCCACCTGGAGCTggtctcccaaagtctgggaCTCTAAGAACCAGACAATGACAAAGACACAGGCCCCAGCCTACAGATAGGCAAAATGGGGAGGATAGGGGTCTTGAAAGAGGAAGATAAGGAAAATACAAGGGGCCAGGGAATAAAGGAGGGAGTTATCTAAAACTAGAAGCATACTAGTGCTAGGAAATCCCCCATGATCCCTGGAACACCTCTGCACACTATGTCACTATTAGCCCAAAAGAATATTAACGAGAATGTCCACATTCACAATAATTTGAGGCCCTTTCCCTTACATCATGCCCCTTTCTTAGTCACATAGGTACCAGCAAGCCCTATGTTTTAGCAACATTCCATAACTCTCTCATCATTACTTCATCGACCATGCTGACCAACAATGCCCCTTAAAGATATGAACTTCACATTTCCCAGATATCTCCTGGGAGACCTCTTGGCAAGAAATCAGCTTGTTTCCCGACTTTGAGAGGCCATGATGAATGAGAAGCTGGAGAGGTCTCGGCACACTGACCAGCCAACACCTTTACTTTAATGTGACCATCAGGGGATTTACGGGAAAATTTTCCTATGCCCTTCATTTCTCCATACTTCCTAGGGTTGGGTCACCAATTACTGGAGCATCTTCAGTACCGGCACCTtctggaggagggggaggggaaaggaataTACAGTTTGCTACTTCTTGTCTATGATGGGCTTCTCAGGCACTGCCTTGGTTGcaggaggctgaaataggagggGAGCTGTCTTCTCGTTGGCTTCCCTGGATCCCATTGTTGGAGGCACCTTCCCAGCCACAGTTCCTAGGCCAAACAGCACTGGTGGGGCCAGGCTTGGAGTGGTAGTGGAGGTGGAGCTGGAATTCCAGGGCTTCATGGGCAGGCCACTTGACAGGAATGCCACATACTGGTTCTAGAAAGATAGGGGACCCACACCCACCAGCTGAGCAGAAAAGTCACCCCAGAGGAGTGACACTGGGCCCTCAGAGACAGCTGCCAGCCCTTTGGGCTAGGCTGCAATTCCAAATGTAGGTGCTCAGGTGCACCTGccaaagggaaagggagaggaaagaggaggggaaagaaGGGTCACACCAGGGAAGCTGGAGAGGGTTCCTCTTGAGAAAGCTGCAGAGAATCTATTTTCCTCAGGTACAAAGAATGACGAGGTAAGAAAAATTCCTTAGGGGGCCATCCCCTTGTAAGCACAGTAATTTCCAAGCTCAGGGACTAGAGAAAAGCCACTAGGGACATATGTTAAGAACttagagaaaaagacaaaatcaggGCTCATAAATCTGGGAGGTCCTTTTGTGAAGGTGTTTCTGCTCTGTGGGACAAAGAGCAGCAGGTACAGAAAAACAGGCTCATGGGATGGTGGGGTCATCTTTTCGGGGAAAGGGAGAGAGCCCTGTGGAGGTGATGGAAGGTGAACAGCCAGGGACTAAAGAAAGAGCAGCAATATTCTGAGGGCCATGGGGGGCAAAGGGCTGTACCTGGTGGTgtgccagtagcatatgcttcTTGAGGGTAGCCCGCTCAAGAAAGCCCTGCCTGCAGAAAACACAAGTGAAGAGCGGCCCCTCCTTGGGGTGGGTCTTCTGATGCTCCTCCAGAGCTGCCTGGGAGGGAAAGGCCAGGCCACACACTTCGCAGGCCTTTCTGCTGCTGCTCTCTCCTGGCTCCTTTCTCATTGCCTCCTGCAGGCTCAGCTCCTCTACCAAGGTTACGCTGGTGCCTTCCCCTTCTGGGGTGAGTGCTGATGCTGGGCTTGAGCTTCTCTCCGGTTTGCCCCCCTCTTCCTTGCCTCCTAAAGCATCACTGCTTCCCTGCTCCATTGGCTGAGGCTGATCCAGGCTCTcaggtggtggtagtggtggtggcaaAGAAGACTGCTGAGTAGCTTTCTCATTACTGTCCATCTCCTTCCCAGCTGTGACTGCTGCCGCCACTgtccccacctcctcctctgcCCCAGATGCCTCTTCTGAATCACCTCTCACTGATATTGCCTTCTCACCTCCACTCTCTGAGCCTCTCCCTGCCAGGGAATCTTCATCAGTcacatcttcttcttcttcctcatcctcttcttcctcctcctcagacaACTCCTCTTCTGGTGATGGCTGCTGGGACTGCTGCTGGGGGAAACTCCCTGCCCCGGAGACTGTAGATTGCTCGGAGCCATTCTCTTGAGCAGCTCCTCCACCTTCAGGGAGTGCGGTACCACCATTGGGGATCTGGCCCCCCAGGTGCATCCGGACATGCTGCTGCAGAGTGACAGCATTGGTGAACTTCTTCTGGCAGATGGGGCAGGAGTTCTGTGCCCGGGCAGCTGGACTGGCCTTGTGGCCCACGAAATGTGCACGCAGATTACCCCTGGTGGAGAAGGCTCTGCCACACACTTTGCATTTGAACGGCCTCTCACCTCCATGTTGGCCATAATGAAGGCGTAGGGCCCGAGGACAGCTAAGCACCCGGAGACAGATGACACACTGGTTAGGTCCAGAAGAGGCTGAGGATGAAGCTGCAGGGGCAGAGGTGGTGGGGGCTCCTGAGGCAGTTGAGGTCACTGCCACAGCTCCTTGCCGGTCAATCTTTTCTACCAGTTGCTGCAGCTTTGATGTCTCAGAGGGTGAGGCCCCCAAGGGCTCTAGCACATAGGGGAAGGGGAAGCTGCCAGTGGACTTGAAGTGGTTGGTAAGCAGTGCCCAGCTCGGTAGTGAAGTCACCAACTTACTTAGCTGCATGCGAGTTGCTGTGCTACTTTCTGCCACTCCACTGATGGCTGAGCCCTCACTCCCTGGGGGGGTGTTTTCATCAGCTTTATTCTTGGGTTCCACTGCTTTCATGAGCACAAACTTATTGAAAGCCGGGAGTCCTGGAGCTGTGGCTGTGCCTGCA
This region includes:
- the SALL2 gene encoding sal-like protein 2 isoform X2, producing the protein MAHESGRSSRLGVPCGEPAELGGDASEEDHPQVCAKCCAQFTDPTEFLAHQNACSTDPPVMVIIGGQENPNNSSASSEPRPEGHNNPQVMDTEHSNPPDSGSSVPTDPTWGPERRGEESSGHFLVAATGTAAGGGGGLILASPKLGATPLPPESTPAPPPPPPPPPPPGVGSGHLNIPLILEELRVLQQRQIHQMQMTEQICRQVLLLGSLGQTVGAPASPSELPGTGTASSTKPLLPLFSPIKPVQTSKTLASSSSSSSSSSSGAETPKQAFFHLYHPLGSQHPFSAGGVGRSHKPTPAPSPALPGSTDQLIASPHLAFPSTTGLLAAQCLGAARGLEATASPGLLKPKNGSGELSYGEVMGPLEKPGGRHKCRFCAKVFGSDSALQIHLRSHTGERPYKCNVCGNRFTTRGNLKVHFHRHREKYPHVQMNPHPVPEHLDYVITSSGLPYGMSVPPEKAEEEAATPGGGVERKPLVASTTALSATESLTLLSTSAGTATAPGLPAFNKFVLMKAVEPKNKADENTPPGSEGSAISGVAESSTATRMQLSKLVTSLPSWALLTNHFKSTGSFPFPYVLEPLGASPSETSKLQQLVEKIDRQGAVAVTSTASGAPTTSAPAASSSASSGPNQCVICLRVLSCPRALRLHYGQHGGERPFKCKVCGRAFSTRGNLRAHFVGHKASPAARAQNSCPICQKKFTNAVTLQQHVRMHLGGQIPNGGTALPEGGGAAQENGSEQSTVSGAGSFPQQQSQQPSPEEELSEEEEEEDEEEEEDVTDEDSLAGRGSESGGEKAISVRGDSEEASGAEEEVGTVAAAVTAGKEMDSNEKATQQSSLPPPLPPPESLDQPQPMEQGSSDALGGKEEGGKPERSSSPASALTPEGEGTSVTLVEELSLQEAMRKEPGESSSRKACEVCGLAFPSQAALEEHQKTHPKEGPLFTCVFCRQGFLERATLKKHMLLAHHQNQYVAFLSSGLPMKPWNSSSTSTTTPSLAPPVLFGLGTVAGKVPPTMGSREANEKTAPLLFQPPATKAVPEKPIIDKK
- the SALL2 gene encoding sal-like protein 2 isoform X1, whose amino-acid sequence is MSRRKQRKPQQLISDCEGPSASENGDASEEDHPQVCAKCCAQFTDPTEFLAHQNACSTDPPVMVIIGGQENPNNSSASSEPRPEGHNNPQVMDTEHSNPPDSGSSVPTDPTWGPERRGEESSGHFLVAATGTAAGGGGGLILASPKLGATPLPPESTPAPPPPPPPPPPPGVGSGHLNIPLILEELRVLQQRQIHQMQMTEQICRQVLLLGSLGQTVGAPASPSELPGTGTASSTKPLLPLFSPIKPVQTSKTLASSSSSSSSSSSGAETPKQAFFHLYHPLGSQHPFSAGGVGRSHKPTPAPSPALPGSTDQLIASPHLAFPSTTGLLAAQCLGAARGLEATASPGLLKPKNGSGELSYGEVMGPLEKPGGRHKCRFCAKVFGSDSALQIHLRSHTGERPYKCNVCGNRFTTRGNLKVHFHRHREKYPHVQMNPHPVPEHLDYVITSSGLPYGMSVPPEKAEEEAATPGGGVERKPLVASTTALSATESLTLLSTSAGTATAPGLPAFNKFVLMKAVEPKNKADENTPPGSEGSAISGVAESSTATRMQLSKLVTSLPSWALLTNHFKSTGSFPFPYVLEPLGASPSETSKLQQLVEKIDRQGAVAVTSTASGAPTTSAPAASSSASSGPNQCVICLRVLSCPRALRLHYGQHGGERPFKCKVCGRAFSTRGNLRAHFVGHKASPAARAQNSCPICQKKFTNAVTLQQHVRMHLGGQIPNGGTALPEGGGAAQENGSEQSTVSGAGSFPQQQSQQPSPEEELSEEEEEEDEEEEEDVTDEDSLAGRGSESGGEKAISVRGDSEEASGAEEEVGTVAAAVTAGKEMDSNEKATQQSSLPPPLPPPESLDQPQPMEQGSSDALGGKEEGGKPERSSSPASALTPEGEGTSVTLVEELSLQEAMRKEPGESSSRKACEVCGLAFPSQAALEEHQKTHPKEGPLFTCVFCRQGFLERATLKKHMLLAHHQNQYVAFLSSGLPMKPWNSSSTSTTTPSLAPPVLFGLGTVAGKVPPTMGSREANEKTAPLLFQPPATKAVPEKPIIDKK
- the SALL2 gene encoding sal-like protein 2 isoform X6; its protein translation is MSRRKQRKPQQLISDCEGPSASENGDASEEDHPQVCAKCCAQFTDPTEFLAHQNACSTDPPVMVIIGGQENPNNSSASSEPRPEGHNNPQVMDTEHSNPPDSGSSVPTDPTWGPERRGEESSGHFLVAATGAETPKQAFFHLYHPLGSQHPFSAGGVGRSHKPTPAPSPALPGSTDQLIASPHLAFPSTTGLLAAQCLGAARGLEATASPGLLKPKNGSGELSYGEVMGPLEKPGGRHKCRFCAKVFGSDSALQIHLRSHTGERPYKCNVCGNRFTTRGNLKVHFHRHREKYPHVQMNPHPVPEHLDYVITSSGLPYGMSVPPEKAEEEAATPGGGVERKPLVASTTALSATESLTLLSTSAGTATAPGLPAFNKFVLMKAVEPKNKADENTPPGSEGSAISGVAESSTATRMQLSKLVTSLPSWALLTNHFKSTGSFPFPYVLEPLGASPSETSKLQQLVEKIDRQGAVAVTSTASGAPTTSAPAASSSASSGPNQCVICLRVLSCPRALRLHYGQHGGERPFKCKVCGRAFSTRGNLRAHFVGHKASPAARAQNSCPICQKKFTNAVTLQQHVRMHLGGQIPNGGTALPEGGGAAQENGSEQSTVSGAGSFPQQQSQQPSPEEELSEEEEEEDEEEEEDVTDEDSLAGRGSESGGEKAISVRGDSEEASGAEEEVGTVAAAVTAGKEMDSNEKATQQSSLPPPLPPPESLDQPQPMEQGSSDALGGKEEGGKPERSSSPASALTPEGEGTSVTLVEELSLQEAMRKEPGESSSRKACEVCGLAFPSQAALEEHQKTHPKEGPLFTCVFCRQGFLERATLKKHMLLAHHQNQYVAFLSSGLPMKPWNSSSTSTTTPSLAPPVLFGLGTVAGKVPPTMGSREANEKTAPLLFQPPATKAVPEKPIIDKK
- the SALL2 gene encoding sal-like protein 2 isoform X7, giving the protein MAHESGRSSRLGVPCGEPAELGGDASEEDHPQVCAKCCAQFTDPTEFLAHQNACSTDPPVMVIIGGQENPNNSSASSEPRPEGHNNPQVMDTEHSNPPDSGSSVPTDPTWGPERRGEESSGHFLVAATGAETPKQAFFHLYHPLGSQHPFSAGGVGRSHKPTPAPSPALPGSTDQLIASPHLAFPSTTGLLAAQCLGAARGLEATASPGLLKPKNGSGELSYGEVMGPLEKPGGRHKCRFCAKVFGSDSALQIHLRSHTGERPYKCNVCGNRFTTRGNLKVHFHRHREKYPHVQMNPHPVPEHLDYVITSSGLPYGMSVPPEKAEEEAATPGGGVERKPLVASTTALSATESLTLLSTSAGTATAPGLPAFNKFVLMKAVEPKNKADENTPPGSEGSAISGVAESSTATRMQLSKLVTSLPSWALLTNHFKSTGSFPFPYVLEPLGASPSETSKLQQLVEKIDRQGAVAVTSTASGAPTTSAPAASSSASSGPNQCVICLRVLSCPRALRLHYGQHGGERPFKCKVCGRAFSTRGNLRAHFVGHKASPAARAQNSCPICQKKFTNAVTLQQHVRMHLGGQIPNGGTALPEGGGAAQENGSEQSTVSGAGSFPQQQSQQPSPEEELSEEEEEEDEEEEEDVTDEDSLAGRGSESGGEKAISVRGDSEEASGAEEEVGTVAAAVTAGKEMDSNEKATQQSSLPPPLPPPESLDQPQPMEQGSSDALGGKEEGGKPERSSSPASALTPEGEGTSVTLVEELSLQEAMRKEPGESSSRKACEVCGLAFPSQAALEEHQKTHPKEGPLFTCVFCRQGFLERATLKKHMLLAHHQNQYVAFLSSGLPMKPWNSSSTSTTTPSLAPPVLFGLGTVAGKVPPTMGSREANEKTAPLLFQPPATKAVPEKPIIDKK
- the SALL2 gene encoding sal-like protein 2 isoform X5 — protein: MVIIGGQENPNNSSASSEPRPEGHNNPQVMDTEHSNPPDSGSSVPTDPTWGPERRGEESSGHFLVAATGTAAGGGGGLILASPKLGATPLPPESTPAPPPPPPPPPPPGVGSGHLNIPLILEELRVLQQRQIHQMQMTEQICRQVLLLGSLGQTVGAPASPSELPGTGTASSTKPLLPLFSPIKPVQTSKTLASSSSSSSSSSSGAETPKQAFFHLYHPLGSQHPFSAGGVGRSHKPTPAPSPALPGSTDQLIASPHLAFPSTTGLLAAQCLGAARGLEATASPGLLKPKNGSGELSYGEVMGPLEKPGGRHKCRFCAKVFGSDSALQIHLRSHTGERPYKCNVCGNRFTTRGNLKVHFHRHREKYPHVQMNPHPVPEHLDYVITSSGLPYGMSVPPEKAEEEAATPGGGVERKPLVASTTALSATESLTLLSTSAGTATAPGLPAFNKFVLMKAVEPKNKADENTPPGSEGSAISGVAESSTATRMQLSKLVTSLPSWALLTNHFKSTGSFPFPYVLEPLGASPSETSKLQQLVEKIDRQGAVAVTSTASGAPTTSAPAASSSASSGPNQCVICLRVLSCPRALRLHYGQHGGERPFKCKVCGRAFSTRGNLRAHFVGHKASPAARAQNSCPICQKKFTNAVTLQQHVRMHLGGQIPNGGTALPEGGGAAQENGSEQSTVSGAGSFPQQQSQQPSPEEELSEEEEEEDEEEEEDVTDEDSLAGRGSESGGEKAISVRGDSEEASGAEEEVGTVAAAVTAGKEMDSNEKATQQSSLPPPLPPPESLDQPQPMEQGSSDALGGKEEGGKPERSSSPASALTPEGEGTSVTLVEELSLQEAMRKEPGESSSRKACEVCGLAFPSQAALEEHQKTHPKEGPLFTCVFCRQGFLERATLKKHMLLAHHQNQYVAFLSSGLPMKPWNSSSTSTTTPSLAPPVLFGLGTVAGKVPPTMGSREANEKTAPLLFQPPATKAVPEKPIIDKK
- the SALL2 gene encoding sal-like protein 2 isoform X3 yields the protein MSRRKQRKPQQLISDCEGPSASENGDASEEDHPQVCAKCCAQFTDPTEFLAHQNACSTDPPVMVIIGGQENPNNSSASSEPRPEGHNNPQVMDTEHSNPPDSGSSVPTDPTWGPERRGEESSGHFLVAATGTAAGGGGGLILASPKLGATPLPPESTPAPPPPPPPPPPPGVGSGHLNIPLILEELRVLQQRQIHQMQMTEQICRQVLLLGSLGQTVGAPASPSELPGTGTASSTKPLLPLFSPIKPVQTSKTLASSSSSSSSSSSGAETPKQAFFHLYHPLGSQHPFSAGGVGRSHKPTPAPSPALPGSTDQLIASPHLAFPSTTGLLAAQCLGAARGLEATASPGLLKPKNGSGELSYGEVMGPLEKPGGRHKCRFCAKVFGSDSALQIHLRSHTGERPYKCNVCGNRFTTRGNLKVHFHRHREKYPHVQMNPHPVPEHLDYVITSSGLPYGMSVPPEKAEEEAATPGGGVERKPLVASTTALSATESLTLLSTSAGTATAPGLPAFNKFVLMKAVEPKNKADENTPPGSEGSAISGVAESSTATRMQLSKLVTSLPSWALLTNHFKSTGSFPFPYVLEPLGASPSETSKLQQLVEKIDRQGAVAVTSTASGAPTTSAPAASSSASSGPNQCVICLRVLSCPRALRLHYGQHGGERPFKCKVCGRAFSTRGNLRAHFVGHKASPAARAQNSCPICQKKFTNAVTLQQHVRMHLGGQIPNGGTALPEGGGAAQENGSEQSTVSGAGSFPQQQSQQPSPEEELSEEEEEEDEEEEEDVTDEDSLAGRGSESGGEKAISVRGDSEEASGAEEEVGTVAAAVTAGKEMDSNEKATQQSSLPPPLPPPESLDQPQPMEQGSSDALGGKEEGGKPERSSSPASALTPEGEGTSVTLVEELSLQEAMRKEPGESSSRKACEVCGLAFPSQAALEEHQKTHPKEGPLFTCVFCRQGFLERATLKKHMLLAHHQVQPFAPHGPQNIAALSLVPGCSPSITSTGLSPFPRKDDPTIP
- the SALL2 gene encoding sal-like protein 2 isoform X4, which codes for MAHESGRSSRLGVPCGEPAELGGDASEEDHPQVCAKCCAQFTDPTEFLAHQNACSTDPPVMVIIGGQENPNNSSASSEPRPEGHNNPQVMDTEHSNPPDSGSSVPTDPTWGPERRGEESSGHFLVAATGTAAGGGGGLILASPKLGATPLPPESTPAPPPPPPPPPPPGVGSGHLNIPLILEELRVLQQRQIHQMQMTEQICRQVLLLGSLGQTVGAPASPSELPGTGTASSTKPLLPLFSPIKPVQTSKTLASSSSSSSSSSSGAETPKQAFFHLYHPLGSQHPFSAGGVGRSHKPTPAPSPALPGSTDQLIASPHLAFPSTTGLLAAQCLGAARGLEATASPGLLKPKNGSGELSYGEVMGPLEKPGGRHKCRFCAKVFGSDSALQIHLRSHTGERPYKCNVCGNRFTTRGNLKVHFHRHREKYPHVQMNPHPVPEHLDYVITSSGLPYGMSVPPEKAEEEAATPGGGVERKPLVASTTALSATESLTLLSTSAGTATAPGLPAFNKFVLMKAVEPKNKADENTPPGSEGSAISGVAESSTATRMQLSKLVTSLPSWALLTNHFKSTGSFPFPYVLEPLGASPSETSKLQQLVEKIDRQGAVAVTSTASGAPTTSAPAASSSASSGPNQCVICLRVLSCPRALRLHYGQHGGERPFKCKVCGRAFSTRGNLRAHFVGHKASPAARAQNSCPICQKKFTNAVTLQQHVRMHLGGQIPNGGTALPEGGGAAQENGSEQSTVSGAGSFPQQQSQQPSPEEELSEEEEEEDEEEEEDVTDEDSLAGRGSESGGEKAISVRGDSEEASGAEEEVGTVAAAVTAGKEMDSNEKATQQSSLPPPLPPPESLDQPQPMEQGSSDALGGKEEGGKPERSSSPASALTPEGEGTSVTLVEELSLQEAMRKEPGESSSRKACEVCGLAFPSQAALEEHQKTHPKEGPLFTCVFCRQGFLERATLKKHMLLAHHQVQPFAPHGPQNIAALSLVPGCSPSITSTGLSPFPRKDDPTIP